From the Rhodopirellula bahusiensis genome, one window contains:
- a CDS encoding deoxyribodipyrimidine photo-lyase: MANALIWFRNDLRTIDHEPLLRAAAADQCFAVQCIDPRQFETTALGFHRTGPFEIADTPELFTDFRKQIEKHCEARPPLGEPSQINCELPEGLEAGEIPTLNSLGRLSQSKDDRCLNRFPGGQTAGNQRLQEYIWDEDRLRVYKQTPNGILAPNDSSKFSPWLAHGCISARTIADHVRRYEDERVENKSTYWMIFELLWRDYFRWITRIQSWTSSNRQKKTKRSTIGLVQPAAENQSSNRPTETTSAQINIRNASGSETSPRVLSRERLPNRGWSRTKSRVLAAA; encoded by the coding sequence ATGGCGAACGCACTGATTTGGTTTCGAAACGACCTTCGGACGATCGACCACGAACCTCTTCTCCGCGCCGCCGCTGCCGATCAGTGTTTCGCAGTCCAATGCATCGATCCGCGACAATTCGAAACAACCGCCCTGGGGTTTCACCGAACCGGGCCATTTGAAATAGCCGATACACCGGAACTATTCACTGACTTTCGAAAGCAAATCGAAAAACACTGCGAGGCTCGACCTCCACTCGGCGAACCAAGTCAGATCAACTGTGAACTCCCCGAAGGATTGGAAGCCGGCGAAATCCCGACCTTGAATTCGCTCGGACGATTGAGTCAATCGAAAGACGATCGATGTTTGAATCGATTTCCCGGAGGACAAACCGCGGGAAACCAGCGATTGCAGGAATACATTTGGGACGAGGATCGCTTGCGGGTCTACAAGCAAACTCCCAATGGGATACTGGCACCGAACGACTCATCGAAGTTCTCACCGTGGTTGGCTCACGGGTGCATCTCCGCACGGACGATCGCCGATCACGTGCGACGCTACGAGGACGAACGCGTCGAAAACAAATCGACCTACTGGATGATCTTCGAACTTCTCTGGAGAGACTACTTTCGGTGGATTACTCGCATCCAATCGTGGACCTCTTCGAATCGGCAAAAGAAAACGAAGCGATCTACGATCGGGCTCGTGCAACCAGCCGCTGAGAACCAATCATCAAACAGACCGACTGAAACGACGTCGGCTCAAATCAATATTCGAAACGCTTCAGGTTCGGAAACATCGCCTCGAGTTCTTTCGCGGGAGCGTCTTCCAAACCGAGGTTGGTCACGAACAAAGTCTCGAGTTCTTGCAGCGGCTTGA
- a CDS encoding leucine-rich repeat domain-containing protein codes for MNLTQVRLAQSLLVGSLFMGTLGCGVSSTKTMPLPTSKQSDSVESAEGGLASAWDDIAGAKTKLRGDDVVVVDLREVAESDLENAVKLLSNTSTVSELFLPDAAWTEGMVLRLAALPNLKRLRVYGKAFDDAKAKTISGLPALIAVTFQDTSVTDDGASVLAELNELQEISLMNSPVTDKVLESISTLPKLTKLKLRGTKITGQAFDPISNLPLKDLELAETDFGPEGMPALANIVGLEKINLWLTKIDNESLKAFEGKTSLTVLNIDNCPAITEEAIPVIVSLPHLKLLHLGKTSVAPDALPQLKPLQELETLFVTNLGLEDAPAKELEAMFPNLKRFEY; via the coding sequence ATGAATCTCACACAAGTTCGGCTCGCACAAAGCTTGTTGGTCGGCAGCCTGTTCATGGGAACGCTGGGTTGCGGCGTTAGCAGTACCAAAACAATGCCGCTTCCGACTTCGAAACAATCCGACAGCGTCGAATCAGCCGAAGGTGGTTTGGCGTCGGCATGGGATGATATCGCGGGTGCCAAGACCAAGCTGCGAGGCGATGATGTCGTGGTCGTGGACTTACGGGAAGTGGCCGAGTCCGATTTGGAAAACGCGGTGAAGTTGCTGTCCAACACCAGCACGGTCAGCGAGTTGTTCTTGCCCGATGCGGCTTGGACCGAGGGGATGGTTCTGCGATTGGCGGCTCTTCCCAATCTGAAACGTCTGCGAGTTTATGGCAAGGCGTTTGATGACGCGAAAGCGAAAACGATATCGGGTTTGCCGGCGTTGATCGCGGTCACTTTCCAAGACACTTCGGTTACTGACGATGGTGCGAGTGTGTTGGCGGAGCTGAATGAGCTGCAAGAAATCTCGCTGATGAATTCGCCGGTGACGGACAAGGTTCTTGAGTCGATTTCGACGTTGCCCAAGCTGACGAAGCTTAAGTTGCGAGGTACCAAAATCACGGGGCAAGCGTTCGATCCAATTTCCAATTTGCCGTTGAAGGATCTGGAATTGGCGGAAACCGATTTTGGTCCCGAAGGCATGCCCGCTCTCGCGAATATTGTGGGTTTGGAAAAGATCAATCTCTGGCTGACCAAAATTGACAACGAGTCATTGAAGGCATTCGAGGGCAAGACATCGTTGACGGTCTTGAACATCGACAACTGCCCCGCGATCACCGAAGAAGCGATTCCGGTGATCGTCTCGCTTCCTCATTTGAAATTGCTGCACTTGGGCAAGACGAGCGTTGCACCGGACGCGCTTCCGCAACTCAAGCCGCTGCAAGAACTCGAGACTTTGTTCGTGACCAACCTCGGTTTGGAAGACGCTCCCGCGAAAGAACTCGAGGCGATGTTTCCGAACCTGAAGCGTTTCGAATATTGA
- a CDS encoding CPXCG motif-containing cysteine-rich protein, whose amino-acid sequence MSNHDSDDLDDPNRSTHEDSDGDLVPEWQQLLNDDPVPHQDDWNSSESASTDAALDGTYVCDNCGEEIVIPLDIAAGRDQQYVEDCPVCCSPSVIHVHFDNSDHADVWAEAEQDRY is encoded by the coding sequence ATGAGCAACCACGACTCGGACGATCTCGACGATCCAAACCGATCAACTCACGAGGATTCGGATGGCGATCTCGTGCCGGAGTGGCAGCAATTGCTGAACGATGACCCGGTGCCTCACCAGGACGATTGGAACTCATCCGAATCAGCATCCACTGATGCGGCACTGGACGGCACCTATGTCTGCGACAACTGTGGCGAAGAAATCGTGATCCCGCTGGACATCGCCGCTGGACGCGACCAACAGTATGTCGAAGATTGTCCGGTGTGTTGTAGCCCCAGCGTGATTCATGTCCATTTTGACAATTCCGACCACGCCGATGTGTGGGCGGAAGCCGAACAAGATCGCTACTGA
- a CDS encoding 2-phosphosulfolactate phosphatase has protein sequence MKIETWLTPNSAGESERAPASVAVVIDVLRATTVATTALSAGAKSITTCGEIEEAFAIKSSAEPDNVPLLCGERGCQPIVGFDYGNSPGEYSPAGVGERDLVLTTTNGTAAIRAAEQCEKMWLACFANLSAVIDRLVKWHSANQDENAFARIVCAGTNGCVTAEDVLLAGAIIAMCHQRLADSPRFYDGPIELLNDSGAIALSAWQHCITHDGVNSSETLAERLKLTQGGKNLIAANYPGDLVDCGSIDVFELVPTRDQRSPARFVAG, from the coding sequence ATGAAAATTGAAACTTGGCTGACGCCCAATTCCGCCGGCGAATCTGAACGAGCCCCAGCTTCCGTCGCGGTGGTGATCGACGTTTTGCGAGCAACCACGGTCGCCACGACGGCACTGTCCGCGGGAGCTAAATCGATCACGACTTGCGGTGAAATCGAAGAAGCATTTGCAATAAAATCTTCCGCGGAGCCCGACAATGTGCCGCTGCTGTGCGGCGAACGAGGCTGCCAACCGATCGTAGGGTTCGACTATGGCAACTCCCCCGGGGAGTATTCGCCCGCCGGGGTTGGTGAACGCGATTTGGTGCTGACGACCACCAACGGAACCGCCGCGATCCGGGCGGCTGAACAATGCGAAAAAATGTGGCTGGCTTGTTTTGCCAACTTGTCCGCGGTCATCGATCGGTTGGTGAAGTGGCATTCGGCCAACCAAGACGAAAATGCTTTTGCGAGAATTGTGTGCGCGGGCACCAACGGGTGCGTGACCGCCGAAGACGTGCTTCTCGCGGGGGCCATCATCGCCATGTGCCATCAACGACTGGCCGATTCGCCGCGATTTTATGACGGCCCGATTGAGCTGCTCAATGATTCGGGAGCGATCGCTTTGTCGGCGTGGCAGCACTGCATCACCCACGATGGTGTCAACAGCTCTGAGACGCTCGCCGAGCGATTGAAATTGACCCAGGGCGGCAAAAACCTGATCGCAGCCAACTACCCCGGCGATTTGGTGGATTGCGGCAGCATCGATGTCTTCGAGCTGGTCCCAACCAGGGATCAACGATCCCCCGCTCGGTTCGTGGCGGGCTGA
- a CDS encoding formylglycine-generating enzyme family protein, which produces MTFDLKRSLRPLGIAAVCSMAAGSILPSGALNSAHGQEAAAESSQAATVGIASEKPAEGPSVDLGDGRFMVPYTQKIPGTDITFEMIPIPGGKFTMGSPEDADPRADDEGPTVEINVSPMWVAKTETTWAMYKEYMRMYAVFKSFEAEGIRTVDDSNLADSITAPTELYDPSFTYEYGEEPEQPAVTMTQYAAQQFTKWLSLITDHQYRLPTEAEWEYAARGGTTTAYSWGDSADDIEDYAWYFDNSYDGPAHVGTKKPNPFGLHDMHGNAAEWTVNEYSEEGYQWLKESPVDNAIDAVRWPENPWPCVSRGGSWESDPPELRSAARLASDDDEWKNEDPNFPKSPWWFTDDPSRGVGFRLFRSLEPLDREALKNFWEPTALETMDDVQSRVDGGRGGWGWVDKDLPEAAAE; this is translated from the coding sequence ATGACGTTTGATTTGAAACGCTCTCTCCGCCCACTCGGTATCGCTGCCGTCTGCTCGATGGCAGCGGGATCGATCCTTCCATCCGGTGCCCTGAACTCGGCTCACGGCCAAGAAGCCGCTGCTGAATCCAGTCAAGCCGCCACGGTTGGGATCGCCAGCGAAAAGCCAGCCGAAGGCCCCTCCGTCGATTTGGGCGACGGTCGATTCATGGTCCCCTACACGCAAAAGATTCCCGGAACCGACATCACGTTCGAGATGATTCCTATTCCCGGTGGCAAGTTCACAATGGGCAGCCCCGAAGACGCGGACCCACGTGCCGACGACGAAGGGCCAACGGTTGAGATCAATGTCTCGCCGATGTGGGTCGCCAAAACGGAAACGACCTGGGCGATGTACAAGGAATACATGCGAATGTATGCCGTCTTCAAATCATTTGAAGCCGAAGGCATTCGTACCGTCGACGATTCCAACTTGGCCGACTCGATCACCGCGCCGACGGAGTTGTACGACCCATCCTTCACCTACGAGTACGGCGAGGAACCCGAGCAACCTGCCGTGACGATGACGCAGTACGCGGCACAGCAATTCACGAAGTGGTTGAGCCTGATCACGGATCACCAGTACCGCTTGCCAACCGAGGCCGAGTGGGAATACGCCGCACGCGGTGGAACCACGACCGCTTACAGTTGGGGCGACAGTGCCGACGACATCGAAGACTACGCTTGGTACTTCGACAATTCATACGACGGCCCGGCTCACGTGGGAACCAAAAAGCCCAACCCGTTTGGCCTGCATGACATGCACGGCAACGCGGCCGAATGGACCGTCAACGAGTACTCGGAAGAAGGCTACCAGTGGCTGAAGGAATCGCCCGTCGACAACGCGATTGACGCGGTTCGTTGGCCAGAAAATCCTTGGCCGTGCGTCTCTCGTGGTGGCAGCTGGGAAAGCGATCCACCGGAACTTCGCAGTGCCGCTCGACTGGCATCGGACGATGATGAATGGAAGAACGAAGATCCGAACTTCCCCAAAAGCCCTTGGTGGTTCACCGACGATCCATCTCGCGGAGTCGGCTTCCGTTTGTTCCGTTCATTGGAACCACTCGATCGCGAAGCACTGAAAAACTTCTGGGAGCCCACCGCACTTGAAACCATGGACGATGTTCAAAGCCGCGTCGATGGCGGCCGTGGAGGATGGGGATGGGTCGACAAAGACCTGCCCGAAGCCGCCGCGGAATGA
- a CDS encoding acetylxylan esterase has protein sequence MKKLRTKNNIADSMLWSGVVVLLVSWVLQPVASVHSEDTLPEQTSVENADASDTLPELKTLDGHFPFDVPETLQQWESRAEKLRTRVAMATGLHPMLPRPPIEATIHSVVERDGFQIEKVYFESLPGHFVTGLLFRPAGENAERGLNAAGKRPAVLCPHGHGGRMMRNDAETMERLIANGDEMHLESGSHPKLARCATLARMGCVTFIFDMVGYADSVQLSYEFAHRRHATREEESVPAGSDPELFFSTPADARLQSILGLQTYNALRSFDFLASLDEVDPERLAVTGGSGGGTQTILLDALEPRIAASFPNGMVSTSMQGGCACENACLLRIGTGNVELAALMAPKPMGMTAADDWTIEMMSDGYPELKQLYSMMNQPENVLCESLVQFKHNYNYVTRRIMYGWMNEHLDLGLETPIVEIDFPAITDEEGAVWDEGHPAPTERGPKHEQSVLSWWNGESGQLLEDCLGQSATAKGFDQKIRPALATLFDLPMPETSGVSVKYSAPVEHDSGAMVVSGVVIDEARRREIPIRKWVAKSDSETSSAGTAIWIHSAAGESTDTPEWSDAFAAQLDRFNTIVVIDIAEMPTDADEGKQRTNPQPRRASAAFTYGYNRPLASTRCADVLAVVSAFQNPPGGVSLVAPEGSAAYALAAAAIAGPFLEDAVIDVSGFRFANLLHQDDEDFVPGMVKYGDVDALAAWRAPYALTIRDSGGKNWATTKAIYQARDASDQVRCQASQ, from the coding sequence ATGAAGAAACTACGAACGAAAAACAACATCGCCGACTCGATGCTTTGGAGCGGTGTTGTTGTCCTGCTGGTCAGTTGGGTGTTGCAACCGGTCGCTTCCGTCCACTCAGAAGACACATTGCCGGAACAAACTTCGGTGGAGAACGCCGATGCTTCCGACACCCTGCCGGAGCTGAAAACTTTGGATGGGCACTTTCCGTTTGATGTTCCTGAAACGCTGCAGCAATGGGAGTCACGAGCGGAGAAGCTTCGAACACGAGTTGCGATGGCGACGGGGTTGCATCCGATGCTGCCTCGGCCACCGATCGAGGCGACCATCCATTCCGTTGTGGAACGAGATGGTTTCCAAATCGAAAAGGTTTACTTTGAGAGTTTGCCCGGGCATTTCGTCACCGGGTTGTTGTTCCGTCCCGCCGGCGAGAATGCTGAACGTGGGTTGAATGCGGCTGGCAAGCGTCCCGCTGTGTTGTGCCCGCACGGGCATGGTGGCCGGATGATGCGGAACGATGCCGAAACGATGGAAAGGTTGATCGCCAATGGCGATGAAATGCATTTGGAATCAGGCAGTCATCCAAAACTGGCTCGTTGTGCGACACTGGCTCGCATGGGATGCGTGACGTTTATCTTTGACATGGTTGGCTACGCGGATTCGGTACAGCTCAGCTATGAGTTTGCTCACCGTCGGCACGCCACCCGAGAAGAAGAGAGTGTGCCCGCTGGATCGGATCCCGAGCTGTTCTTTAGCACTCCGGCCGATGCGCGTTTGCAATCGATTCTGGGGCTTCAGACCTACAATGCTTTGCGATCATTTGATTTCTTGGCGTCGTTGGATGAAGTCGATCCGGAACGTTTGGCGGTGACGGGTGGCAGTGGTGGCGGGACCCAAACCATTCTGTTGGATGCGTTGGAGCCACGAATCGCGGCCAGCTTTCCCAATGGGATGGTTTCGACATCGATGCAAGGCGGATGTGCGTGCGAGAATGCTTGCTTGCTTCGGATCGGAACGGGGAATGTCGAGCTGGCCGCTTTGATGGCTCCCAAGCCAATGGGAATGACGGCGGCGGACGACTGGACGATCGAGATGATGTCGGACGGGTACCCGGAGCTGAAGCAATTGTATTCGATGATGAATCAACCTGAGAACGTGTTGTGTGAATCGTTGGTCCAGTTCAAACACAATTACAACTACGTGACTCGCCGGATCATGTATGGATGGATGAACGAGCACCTCGATCTTGGTTTGGAGACACCGATCGTCGAAATTGATTTTCCTGCCATCACGGATGAAGAGGGCGCGGTGTGGGACGAAGGACACCCTGCACCAACTGAGCGTGGACCCAAGCACGAGCAATCGGTGTTGAGTTGGTGGAACGGAGAGAGTGGACAACTGCTCGAAGATTGCCTCGGCCAGTCCGCCACCGCGAAAGGATTTGACCAAAAGATTCGCCCTGCCTTGGCGACTTTGTTCGATCTGCCGATGCCCGAAACTTCGGGTGTGTCGGTGAAGTACTCGGCGCCAGTCGAGCACGACTCGGGGGCAATGGTGGTTTCTGGCGTCGTGATCGATGAGGCTCGTCGTCGTGAGATCCCGATTCGGAAATGGGTTGCAAAGTCAGACAGCGAGACGTCGTCAGCGGGCACTGCGATCTGGATTCATTCCGCTGCCGGCGAATCAACAGACACACCGGAATGGTCGGACGCTTTTGCGGCTCAGTTGGATCGATTCAACACCATTGTTGTGATCGACATCGCGGAGATGCCAACTGATGCCGACGAAGGAAAGCAGCGAACGAATCCGCAGCCTCGACGAGCGTCGGCTGCGTTCACTTATGGTTACAACCGGCCGTTGGCTTCCACGCGATGCGCGGATGTTCTCGCGGTGGTTTCCGCATTTCAAAACCCGCCCGGTGGCGTGAGCTTAGTCGCACCGGAAGGTTCCGCTGCTTATGCCTTGGCGGCTGCAGCGATCGCGGGGCCGTTCTTGGAGGACGCGGTGATCGATGTGAGTGGTTTCCGATTCGCGAATCTTCTTCACCAAGACGATGAGGACTTTGTTCCCGGCATGGTGAAGTACGGTGACGTCGATGCCCTGGCCGCTTGGCGTGCGCCGTATGCCCTGACGATCCGTGATTCAGGTGGAAAAAATTGGGCGACAACGAAAGCGATCTACCAGGCTCGTGATGCCTCGGATCAAGTTCGTTGCCAAGCGAGTCAATGA
- a CDS encoding histone deacetylase family protein, whose product MSKYRLLRQRVVESEYHRDDALIVPQAATDEQLLTCHTSDYVQRVQAGALTKQEIRRIGFPWSPKMVERSRRSTGATISAARAALTEGVSANLAGGTHHAFAGEGEGYCVFNDAAVAIRTLQAEGLIERAAIIDLDVHQGNGTASILKDDPSVFTCSVHGVKNFPLRKMPSDLDVSLPDGTGDEDYCEALRTTLGQLDCHQTQSGQFDLIVYLAGADPFQNDRLGRLSLTMQGLRQRDEMVLRWCRQNDLPVAIAMAGGYSVEVTEIVDIHSQTLSVAKVWSLSH is encoded by the coding sequence ATGTCCAAGTATCGGCTGTTGCGGCAGAGGGTGGTCGAATCGGAATATCACCGCGACGACGCTCTGATCGTTCCGCAAGCCGCGACGGACGAACAATTGCTGACCTGCCACACATCGGACTATGTCCAACGAGTTCAGGCAGGAGCGTTGACCAAGCAAGAAATCCGACGAATCGGATTTCCATGGTCGCCAAAGATGGTGGAGCGTTCTCGCCGGAGCACCGGGGCCACGATATCGGCCGCGCGGGCGGCACTCACCGAAGGAGTCTCCGCCAACCTCGCCGGCGGCACTCATCACGCTTTCGCGGGCGAAGGAGAAGGATACTGCGTGTTCAACGATGCCGCGGTCGCCATCCGAACGCTGCAGGCGGAGGGACTGATCGAGCGAGCCGCAATCATCGACTTGGATGTCCATCAAGGAAACGGAACCGCTTCGATCCTGAAGGACGACCCCAGCGTTTTCACCTGTTCCGTTCACGGGGTCAAAAACTTTCCCCTGCGGAAGATGCCCAGCGATTTGGATGTCAGCCTGCCGGACGGAACGGGGGACGAGGACTACTGCGAAGCGTTGCGAACCACCCTTGGGCAACTCGATTGCCATCAAACACAATCAGGTCAATTTGACTTGATCGTTTACCTCGCGGGCGCCGATCCGTTTCAAAACGATCGGCTTGGTCGTCTTTCGTTGACCATGCAAGGATTGCGTCAGCGAGACGAGATGGTCCTCAGGTGGTGTCGTCAGAACGATTTGCCGGTAGCAATCGCAATGGCAGGGGGTTACTCTGTAGAAGTCACTGAGATCGTTGACATTCACTCCCAAACCTTATCTGTCGCCAAAGTTTGGTCACTGTCCCACTGA
- a CDS encoding ECF-type sigma factor has protein sequence MSSITQILQSSQNGDAAKTDQMFSFLYDDLRRMAGRFLQSEPRRERLSSSSLVHQAYVRMVDQDHVDWQGKTHFFAIGATVMRRILVDHARRTQAQKRGGGWIRRQLDDEVTFLLDQDDDVVALDELLLQLASLSPRQARVVELRFFGGLGMKEIAAELNLGLRTVEKEWAMARAWMRRELRDPEEETQDASVNQANADDESPTS, from the coding sequence ATGTCATCGATCACGCAAATCTTGCAAAGTAGTCAAAACGGTGACGCGGCTAAAACCGATCAGATGTTTTCGTTTCTGTACGATGACTTGCGTCGGATGGCGGGCCGGTTCCTTCAATCTGAACCGCGGCGCGAGCGGCTGAGCAGTTCCTCACTCGTTCACCAAGCCTATGTGCGGATGGTCGATCAAGACCATGTGGACTGGCAGGGCAAGACGCATTTCTTTGCCATTGGTGCCACGGTCATGCGGCGAATCCTCGTCGACCACGCTCGCCGAACCCAAGCCCAGAAACGTGGCGGCGGCTGGATCCGACGTCAGCTCGACGACGAAGTCACCTTTCTTCTCGATCAAGATGACGATGTCGTCGCTTTGGACGAACTGCTGCTGCAATTGGCCAGCTTGAGCCCACGCCAAGCCCGTGTCGTTGAACTCCGGTTCTTCGGTGGCTTAGGCATGAAAGAGATTGCCGCAGAACTCAACCTGGGACTTCGCACCGTCGAAAAGGAATGGGCAATGGCTCGAGCCTGGATGCGACGCGAACTGCGTGATCCGGAGGAAGAAACCCAGGACGCCAGTGTCAACCAAGCGAACGCCGACGACGAATCGCCCACCTCATGA